A window of Mesomycoplasma lagogenitalium contains these coding sequences:
- the pyk gene encoding pyruvate kinase, which translates to MNITDKRSKIIATIGPSTQDYELLKKLVENGVTTIRANFSHGDFEEQNAKFENAKRVSKELGIPVSILLDTKGPEIRVGKMTDGAQVIEANSEVTIWTSAEAFANFYGTKTEFSVSYEMDRDLQVGDRVLFDDGKLQSVVESVEEGKVVVRVTNSHKLKSNKRINLPGVEFSLPFLAEKDINDVKFGIEKGVNYIAASFVNSAANVHELRQLLNENGGSHIQIISKIESHVGIERIDEIIEASDGIMIARGDLGLEIPYQDVPYHEKNIIRKCRLAGKPVIVATQMLDSMENSPQPTRAEVTDVYWAVELGADATMLSGESAQGNFPLESVQVMATISKRAESEFYNKLFYKVQLATITNTSVGKRALIAHKLAHLTMDENIKYAIVLSRTGELLKMVAKFRPNTAIIGILENEKMIGGFGVTSSVFTSLNSLSLFEEIKQDPLKAKEALIPYGAVEGDNFVVVENDKIEKYTF; encoded by the coding sequence GTGAATATAACAGATAAAAGATCAAAAATTATAGCAACAATTGGTCCTTCAACTCAGGACTATGAATTATTAAAAAAATTAGTTGAAAATGGTGTAACAACTATTAGAGCTAATTTTTCTCATGGTGATTTTGAAGAGCAAAATGCTAAATTCGAAAATGCTAAAAGAGTTTCTAAAGAACTAGGAATTCCAGTTTCTATTTTACTTGATACTAAAGGTCCAGAAATTAGAGTAGGAAAAATGACTGATGGTGCACAAGTTATTGAAGCAAATTCAGAAGTTACAATTTGAACAAGCGCAGAAGCTTTTGCTAATTTTTACGGAACAAAAACCGAATTTTCTGTTTCATATGAAATGGATAGAGATTTACAAGTTGGTGATAGAGTTCTATTTGATGATGGAAAATTACAATCAGTTGTTGAATCAGTGGAAGAAGGGAAGGTTGTAGTTAGAGTAACTAACTCTCATAAACTAAAATCAAATAAAAGAATTAATTTACCAGGTGTTGAATTTTCATTACCATTTTTAGCTGAAAAAGATATTAATGATGTTAAATTCGGAATTGAAAAAGGTGTTAATTACATAGCGGCTTCATTTGTAAATTCTGCAGCTAATGTTCATGAATTAAGACAATTATTAAATGAAAATGGTGGTTCACACATTCAAATTATTTCTAAAATTGAATCCCATGTAGGAATTGAAAGAATTGATGAAATTATAGAAGCATCTGATGGTATTATGATTGCTAGAGGGGATTTAGGATTAGAAATTCCTTATCAAGATGTGCCATATCATGAAAAAAATATTATTAGAAAATGTAGATTAGCTGGAAAACCAGTAATTGTAGCAACACAAATGCTTGATTCAATGGAAAATTCTCCACAACCAACAAGAGCAGAAGTTACTGATGTTTATTGAGCGGTTGAACTTGGTGCTGATGCAACAATGTTATCTGGTGAATCTGCACAAGGAAATTTCCCACTTGAATCAGTTCAAGTTATGGCAACAATCAGCAAAAGAGCGGAATCAGAATTTTATAATAAACTATTTTACAAAGTTCAACTAGCAACAATTACTAATACATCAGTTGGTAAAAGAGCATTAATCGCTCATAAATTAGCACATTTGACAATGGATGAAAATATTAAATATGCTATTGTTTTATCAAGAACAGGTGAGTTATTAAAAATGGTTGCTAAATTTAGACCAAATACAGCAATTATTGGTATTTTAGAAAACGAAAAAATGATTGGCGGATTCGGGGTAACATCATCAGTATTTACTTCATTAAATTCACTTTCATTATTTGAAGAAATTAAGCAAGATCCTCTTAAAGCAAAAGAAGCATTAATACCATATGGGGCTGTTGAGGGTGATAATTTTGTTGTTGTTGAAAACGATAAAATTGAAAAATATACATTTTAA
- a CDS encoding putative immunoglobulin-blocking virulence protein yields the protein MKHFLKKSKNRKMIGTIAIAAVVPASVSSLLYFATTSSENSVDKSKLLKDNTIKLNAKNNLDFSDGFISSRDNNQQEIKKEEKVEDNKQINVEKPVEKEEVQKPEEKKETLVKETAPSPKFEEVQPEELTPPPPVLETAPTPEPTPEPKPNPSPNLGDGNIEYLKFGNLTVKAIVKRPKERVQSQNDIDKGITNREEYRAQVISEVVSIEVTEEVIKQNTANSVKGLSILTAGAWQNTLNEYKKMKPEDLKDFLKVQQFYWPYLLQKYKRLLQNGDKVYEFLTDEGKKIYYSELKPIKEDEVRWAKIIAYIDQSKFTTLRPEVLEFLAEGKVIEPDNQNIYVDENGNLGSWSYSPLLNTVQARLIKDNSEKRVFGNSGYRGRYPANIGKGVYDGWTAKDITSDQRFQNYNISKADGFTISELTRNEPIEGKRNQGIVVEIDMANASGYAKTLKFIKQAKENNLEITTYRFRNIGSKDANQRFYEIFKELPEHLPQLELFFESKNTSALIALENKKIDELSLLSTGDQLSDQWSINPWALKNVAWVNTVDYTSGVNYGKPVPGRIVFDSLAFEESDVGANKNLDRINAGLRMAYWVRNNEGIFQGSFGGGVNPDYEEKGNSYPIGIDLSRVPSLKTLRGLQFNDIEKPQNGSRKLKRIVLFNSGGTYELDTDELNNAQFTVLDTTMPQMPRSKIIFSNGSETKKIKIVSTKQTKTINSEGIRNLDILLNFNDGNFGSNTVFLVNKGDSALYNQLKSLGKNVQYDTSDSAIDFL from the coding sequence ATGAAGCATTTTTTAAAAAAATCTAAAAATAGAAAGATGATTGGAACAATTGCTATTGCTGCTGTTGTGCCAGCATCTGTTTCATCATTACTTTATTTTGCTACTACAAGTAGCGAAAATAGTGTTGATAAATCGAAATTACTTAAAGATAATACAATTAAGTTAAATGCTAAAAATAATTTAGATTTTAGTGATGGTTTTATCTCTAGCCGTGATAATAATCAGCAGGAAATTAAAAAGGAAGAAAAAGTTGAAGATAATAAACAAATTAATGTTGAAAAGCCGGTAGAAAAAGAGGAAGTGCAAAAACCAGAGGAAAAGAAAGAAACACTAGTTAAAGAAACCGCTCCAAGTCCTAAATTCGAAGAAGTTCAACCAGAAGAACTAACTCCTCCACCTCCTGTTTTAGAAACTGCTCCAACACCCGAGCCCACTCCTGAACCTAAACCAAATCCTTCGCCTAATTTAGGTGATGGAAACATTGAGTATTTAAAATTTGGTAATTTAACTGTTAAGGCAATTGTAAAAAGACCGAAAGAAAGAGTTCAAAGTCAAAATGACATTGACAAAGGAATTACTAATAGAGAAGAGTATCGTGCTCAAGTTATTTCTGAAGTTGTTTCAATTGAAGTTACAGAAGAAGTTATTAAACAAAATACTGCCAATTCAGTAAAAGGACTTTCTATTTTAACAGCAGGAGCTTGACAAAATACTTTAAATGAGTATAAGAAAATGAAACCTGAGGATCTAAAAGACTTTTTAAAAGTTCAACAATTTTATTGACCATATTTATTGCAAAAATATAAAAGACTATTACAAAATGGTGATAAGGTTTATGAATTTTTAACTGATGAGGGTAAAAAAATTTATTATAGTGAATTAAAACCAATTAAGGAAGATGAAGTAAGATGAGCTAAAATAATTGCTTATATTGATCAAAGTAAATTTACAACTTTAAGACCTGAAGTATTAGAGTTTTTAGCTGAAGGAAAAGTTATTGAACCTGATAATCAAAATATTTATGTTGACGAAAATGGAAATTTAGGTTCTTGATCATATTCGCCATTGTTAAACACAGTTCAAGCACGTTTAATTAAAGATAATTCAGAAAAAAGGGTTTTTGGTAATTCTGGTTACAGAGGAAGATATCCAGCTAATATCGGAAAGGGTGTTTATGATGGTTGAACCGCTAAGGACATTACTTCTGATCAAAGATTTCAGAATTATAACATTTCAAAAGCTGACGGATTTACAATTAGCGAATTAACTAGAAATGAACCAATTGAAGGAAAAAGAAATCAAGGAATAGTTGTTGAAATTGATATGGCAAATGCTTCTGGATATGCAAAAACATTGAAATTTATAAAACAAGCTAAAGAAAATAATTTAGAAATTACTACATATAGATTTAGAAATATCGGTTCAAAAGATGCAAATCAAAGATTTTATGAAATTTTTAAAGAACTGCCTGAGCATTTACCACAACTAGAACTATTTTTTGAAAGTAAAAATACTTCAGCATTAATTGCTCTTGAAAATAAAAAAATTGACGAACTTTCACTTTTATCTACAGGAGATCAATTATCTGATCAATGAAGTATTAACCCTTGAGCTTTAAAAAATGTTGCTTGAGTTAATACAGTTGATTATACATCGGGTGTAAATTATGGAAAACCAGTTCCTGGAAGAATTGTTTTCGATTCACTTGCATTTGAAGAATCGGATGTTGGCGCTAACAAAAATCTTGATAGAATAAATGCCGGTTTAAGAATGGCATATTGAGTTAGAAATAATGAAGGAATTTTCCAAGGTTCATTTGGTGGTGGTGTTAATCCAGATTATGAAGAAAAGGGAAATAGTTATCCAATTGGAATTGATTTAAGTAGAGTTCCTTCGTTAAAAACATTAAGAGGATTACAATTTAATGACATTGAAAAACCTCAAAATGGTTCAAGAAAATTAAAAAGAATTGTGTTATTTAATTCAGGTGGAACATATGAATTAGATACAGATGAATTAAATAATGCTCAATTTACTGTCTTAGATACTACTATGCCACAGATGCCAAGAAGTAAAATAATATTTAGTAATGGTTCTGAAACTAAAAAAATTAAAATTGTTTCAACTAAGCAAACCAAAACAATTAATAGTGAAGGAATTAGGAATTTAGATATTTTATTAAATTTTAATGATGGGAATTTTGGATCAAATACTGTTTTTCTAGTTAATAAAGGAGATAGCGCCCTTTATAATCAACTAAAAAGTCTTGGTAAAAATGTTCAATATGATACATCAGATAGTGCTATAGATTTTCTATAG